In Trueperaceae bacterium, the sequence GCCCACACCCTCGACGTGGCGTCGCTCCGCCACGCCCGGTTCCGCGAACGGGGGCGCGGGGGGCGGGAGACGCACATCGTCTGACCGGCCGCGCCGACCCTGCGGCATCTGACCTCCGGCGGACCGCCTCGCGCGTCTACCGTGGCGGGAAGGAGGCGGCGGCATGCGGATCGGCATCGTGGGCAGCGGACGACTGGGCGGGACCCTGGGCACGGCCTGGGGGGCGATGGGGCACGAGATCGTGTACGGGGCCCGCGACCCACGCGACGCGCGCCTGGATCCGCTGTTGGTCGACACGCCGCACGCCCGCACCGCCACCCTGCAGGGGGCGAAGGACGCCGCGGAGGTCGTGCTGGTGGCGCTGCCCGGCCCGGTCGCCGACGAGGTCGTGGCGGCGCTCGGCCCGTGGCACGGGACCATCCTCATCGACGCCAGCAACGACGCGCGCCCCGACGGCACCTCCGTCGCCGAGGCGCTGCAGCGCGGGGCGCGCGGAGCGCGCGTCGTGAAGGCCTTCAACGTCGTCGGCGTCGACGCGCTGCGTCGCGCTGCGGCGGGCGAGGCGACCGGCACGATGCCGATCGCCGGCAACGACGACGACGCCGTCGCCGTCGCCAGCCGCCTCGCGGCGGACCTGGGGCTGACGCCCCTGCACGTCGGCGGCCTCGCCATGGCGGCGTCGCTCGAGCGGCTCGCTGGGGTGTGGACCGCCTGGTCGAGGACGTTGGGCCGGCGCTTCCTGTGGGACGTCGTGACCTGAGCGCCGGCGCACCCCGCGCTCATCGTTCCCATCCCCAGGGCATGCGTCTCCCATGGAGGAGCGGTAGGCTGATCGGATGATGCGCATACCCCACCCCCCTATCGACGCCGTCCGTCCACCGCTCGGCGAGCCACGTTCCGGCGAGCCCCCGTTCGGAGCGCTGCGGTGACGGTCTCGCCCGCGCGGTCCCGCACCGGCGCCGGCGCGGTCCGCGTCCTCGTCGTCCTCGCCCTCCTCGCCGCCGCGGCGGGTGGGGTCTGGTGGGGGTTCGTCGGCCGCAGCGGCGCCGCCGCGACGGACGCCGCCGACGCCGCCCCCGCCCCCGTCACGGTCACGCTCGCCCCGCACGCCGTGACGGTCGTCGGCGCCGGCACGCTCGAGCCGGGCCGCAGCGTCGACTTCGTCGCCGAAACCCGCGGCACCGTCGTCGAGCTCGCCGACGTCGGCACCCGCGTCGCGCCGGGCGACGTCCTCGCCCGCCTCGACCCGGAGCCGTTCGAACGCGCCATCGCCGACGCGGAGAGCGCGCTCGCGTCCGCCGAATCCTCGCGGACCGCCCTCGTCGCGAACCAACGCGACGCCCGCGCCGAGCTCGAGCGCAGCATCGAGCGGGCCGACGCCGCGGTCGAGGACGCGCGCATCGCCCTCGACGACGCCGAGACGGACCTCGCCCTGCAGGAGCGCCTCGTGGAGCTCGGCGCGGCCAGCCGCACGACCCTCGAGGACGCCCGCGCGGCGCGTACGGACGCCGCCGACGCGCTCGCCGACGCCGAGGCCGACCTCGCCCGCCTCGAGGAGTCGCGCGACCTGCGCGCGACGCGCGACGCCGAGGACCTCCGCGCCGCCGACCTCGCCATCCAGGACGCCGAAACGGCGCTCGAGGACGCCCGCGACGACCGCGCGGCGGCGACCACCACCGCCTCGTTCGCCGGCGTCGTCGCGGCGCACGCCGTGCAGACCGGCGCGACGGTGGTGCAGGACGGCACGCTGTTGACGGTCGTCGACGACGCGACGCTCGAGTTGCCGGTCGAGATCGACGAGACCGAAATCGCGCAGGTGACGGTCGGCCAGAGCGCCACCCTGACCCTCGACGCCCTCCCCGACGCCGACGTCGGGGGCGAGGTCGTCGGGGTCGCTCCGGTCGGCCGCATCGTCAGCAACATCCCCGTCTTCGAGGTCACCGTCGCGGTCGACAACGCCGACCGGACGCTGCGTCCCGGGATGACGGCCGAGGCGGAGATCACCACCTCCCGCTACGAGGCGACCGCCACCGTCCCCCTCGCCGCCCTCGCCACGCCCCCCGACGCGCGCGACCCGGCGGTGCGGATCGTGCAGCGCGTCACGGCGGACGGCGCCACCGAACCGGTCCGCGTGCGCCTCGTCGACGCCCTCGGCTTCGACGCGGTCGTGACCGGCGACCTGGCGGACGGCGACGAGCTGCTCGCCACCGCGGCGCGCGACGCCGCGACCGACGCCACGCCGCGCAGCGGTCCGGGGGGTGGGATGGGCGGCGGCGTTCCGGGGCAGGGCCCGCCCGGGGGCCGCCCGTGAGCGCGGACGCGCCCGAGGCGGTCCTCCACGTCCGCGACCTGCATAAGGCCTACGAGGTGGGGGGCGGCACGTTCGAGGCCCTGAAGGGCGTGTCGTTCGACGTGCACCCCGGCGAGATGGTGGCGTTGATGGGCCCCAGCGGCTCCGGCAAGAGCACGTTGATGAACATCCTCGGGCTCCTCGACCGACCCACCGAGGGGCGCTACCGGCTCGGGGGCCGCGACGTCGCCGACCTCACCGAGAACGAGCGCGCCGAAGCCCGCAACGAACGCGTCGGCTTCGTCTTCCAGGCGTTCCACCTGCTGCCGCGCGTGAGCCTCCTCGAGAACGTCGCGATGCCGATGGTGTACGCCGGCGTCCCCGCCGGCGTGCGGCGCGATCGCGCCCGCATCCTGCTCGAGCGCGTGGGGTTGGGCGACAAGACCGACGCCCACCCGAACCGCATCTCCGGCGGCCAGAAGCAACGCGCCGCCGTCGCCCGGGCGCTGGCGATGGACCCCGACCTGCTGCTGGCGGACGAACCGACCGGCAACCTCGATTCGCAGACCGGGCACGAGATCATGGCGTTGTTCCACCGCCTGAACGCGGAGGGCTCGACCGTGATGGTCGTGACGCACGAGCGCGACATCGCGGCGCAGACCGGCCGCACCCTGCACCTCCTCGACGGGGAGTTGGGCGACGACGAACGCCACGACCCGGTCCTGCCCGACCCGGTGCGCGCCCGCCTGGACGGCGCCGCCCCCGCACGCGGCGAGGGGGTGGCGGCGTGACCTCGGAGGCCGCCGGCACGGCCCGGCTGCCCGCCCTCCCCGCCCGCCGCCGGCGCCGCGGCTTGGGGCCGTTGGAGATCGCGCGGGTCGCCGGGCGCGGCCTCACGACGAACGTCGTCCGTTCGCTCCTCACGACCCTCGGCATCGTGATCGGGGTCGCCTCCGTCGTCGCCCTCACCTCGGTCGGGGCGGGCGTCACCGCCGACATCACCGCCAACCTGCAGAGCCTCGGCACGAACCTCCTGACCGTCCGGGCGCAGACCGACGGGCGCGGCATCGGCCTCGTCCGCAGCGGCGGGACGCAGACCGTCACGCTCGAGGACGCCCGCGCGATCCGCGCGTCCGGCGACCCCCGCGTCGCCGGGGTCGCGCCGACCGTCGCGGCGGGCGCGACGCTGAAGGTCGGCCGCGAGAACCTACCGGTCCAGGTGACCGGCAGTTGGGCGGACTTCGCGACCGTCCGCAACGCCGACACCGCCTACGGGACCTTCTTCAGTCCCCTCGACGTCGAGCGCGCCAACCGCGTGATCGTGCTCGGTCACGGCGTCGCGGAGGACCTGTTCGGGGCGCCCGAGCGGGCGGTCGGGGCGGAGGTCACGGTGAACGGCGTGCGCTTCACGATCGTCGGGGTCGTCGAGCCGAAAGGGGATTCGTTCTTCAGCCTCGACGACAGCGCCGTCGTGCCGCTCCCGACGTTCCTGACGCGCATCCAGGGCCCCGACGCGATCGGGGACACCGGCGTCGACGCGGTGTACGTCGCGGCGACCGACGCCGACGCCCTGGCGCCCCTCAAGCGCGACCTCGAGGTCCTGATGGCGCAGCAGCACGGCACGCCCGACCCCGCCGACTACGACTTCGAGATCCAGAACCAGGCGGACAC encodes:
- a CDS encoding NAD(P)-binding domain-containing protein; this translates as MRIGIVGSGRLGGTLGTAWGAMGHEIVYGARDPRDARLDPLLVDTPHARTATLQGAKDAAEVVLVALPGPVADEVVAALGPWHGTILIDASNDARPDGTSVAEALQRGARGARVVKAFNVVGVDALRRAAAGEATGTMPIAGNDDDAVAVASRLAADLGLTPLHVGGLAMAASLERLAGVWTAWSRTLGRRFLWDVVT
- a CDS encoding efflux RND transporter periplasmic adaptor subunit, with the protein product MTVSPARSRTGAGAVRVLVVLALLAAAAGGVWWGFVGRSGAAATDAADAAPAPVTVTLAPHAVTVVGAGTLEPGRSVDFVAETRGTVVELADVGTRVAPGDVLARLDPEPFERAIADAESALASAESSRTALVANQRDARAELERSIERADAAVEDARIALDDAETDLALQERLVELGAASRTTLEDARAARTDAADALADAEADLARLEESRDLRATRDAEDLRAADLAIQDAETALEDARDDRAAATTTASFAGVVAAHAVQTGATVVQDGTLLTVVDDATLELPVEIDETEIAQVTVGQSATLTLDALPDADVGGEVVGVAPVGRIVSNIPVFEVTVAVDNADRTLRPGMTAEAEITTSRYEATATVPLAALATPPDARDPAVRIVQRVTADGATEPVRVRLVDALGFDAVVTGDLADGDELLATAARDAATDATPRSGPGGGMGGGVPGQGPPGGRP
- a CDS encoding ABC transporter ATP-binding protein — encoded protein: MSADAPEAVLHVRDLHKAYEVGGGTFEALKGVSFDVHPGEMVALMGPSGSGKSTLMNILGLLDRPTEGRYRLGGRDVADLTENERAEARNERVGFVFQAFHLLPRVSLLENVAMPMVYAGVPAGVRRDRARILLERVGLGDKTDAHPNRISGGQKQRAAVARALAMDPDLLLADEPTGNLDSQTGHEIMALFHRLNAEGSTVMVVTHERDIAAQTGRTLHLLDGELGDDERHDPVLPDPVRARLDGAAPARGEGVAA
- a CDS encoding ABC transporter permease, whose protein sequence is MTSEAAGTARLPALPARRRRRGLGPLEIARVAGRGLTTNVVRSLLTTLGIVIGVASVVALTSVGAGVTADITANLQSLGTNLLTVRAQTDGRGIGLVRSGGTQTVTLEDARAIRASGDPRVAGVAPTVAAGATLKVGRENLPVQVTGSWADFATVRNADTAYGTFFSPLDVERANRVIVLGHGVAEDLFGAPERAVGAEVTVNGVRFTIVGVVEPKGDSFFSLDDSAVVPLPTFLTRIQGPDAIGDTGVDAVYVAATDADALAPLKRDLEVLMAQQHGTPDPADYDFEIQNQADTLDSLNQITATLTLFLGAIAGISLLVGGIGIMNIMLVSVTERTREIGLRKALGAKPRDVLGQFLAESVFLSVGGGVLGVAVGLGLALGLLPLFGLNAIPTVSSILVAFAFAAAVGVFFGFYPARRAARLDPVASLRHE